A section of the Malus sylvestris chromosome 17, drMalSylv7.2, whole genome shotgun sequence genome encodes:
- the LOC126609869 gene encoding calcium-binding protein PBP1-like, translated as MAGVGKRAADDFEDLLPQMADKLGGEGLIKELCNGFQLLIDKDKGVITLESLRRNSALLGLQNLREDELVSMVREGDMDGDGALNQMEFCVLMFRLSPALMEESWIWLEQAMQEEISDKNKRP; from the coding sequence ATGGCAGGAGTTGGAAAGAGGGCTGCTGACGATTTCGAAGACCTGCTGCCGCAGATGGCGGATAAGCTCGGCGGCGAGGGGCTGATAAAGGAGCTGTGTAACGGGTTTCAGCTGCTGATAGACAAGGACAAAGGGGTCATTACGCTGGAGAGCTTGAGGAGGAATTCTGCCTTGCTGGGTCTGCAGAACTTGAGAGAAGACGAGCTTGTGAGCATGGTGAGGGAAGGTGACATGGACGGTGATGGCGCTCTGAACCAGATGGAGTTTTGCGTTTTGATGTTCAGACTGAGTCCTGCGCTGATGGAAGAGTCTTGGATTTGGCTTGAGCAAGCCATGCAAGAGGAGATAAGCGATAAAAATAAGAGACCCTAA